TTCCACCAAGCTCTGGCCGAGTGTGATGGCTTGGGAAAATTCTTCATCGTAGGGGATCTCATCCACCTGCAGGATGTCTTTTCCTTGGATATAAGCCCTGATCTTTTCAGTGACCTCGGGATTGATATCCGACTTGTTGATAAGGCATCCTGTCGGGATTTTGAACTGCTCGACAAGCTGATTTACACGCTGCATGTCTCCCAGTCCGGACAGTGTAGGTTCGGTTACCAGCAACACAAAGTCCGCTCCCGATAGTGAAGAGATCACCGGACAGCCGATACCGGGGGAACCATCCACCAAAATATAATTCATGCCTGTTTTCCGGGCAATCTCTTTGGCGTCTTTCTTCACCTTGGCCACCAGTTTGCCAGAGTTGTCTGCCCCAGCCTCCAGCTTGGCGTGAACCAACTGGCAATCATATTTGGTATCGGAGATGTAGCAGTAGCCAACCTGTTGTTCCTGCAGGTCGATCGCGTCCACAGGGCAGATGTGATGGCAGTAACCACAACCTTCACAGTCCAGCGGGTCGATCCTGTAAACTGATCCCTGATGGCACACGGCGTCAAAGCGGCAAATATCCTGGCAGAGCCCGCAGGAGCTGCATTTATTGGGATCGATCACAGCCTTGACCCCGCTGAAAAAAGCTTCGCTCTTCCGCGTTTCCGGTTTCAAGATCAGATGCAGATCAGCCGCGTCAACGTCACAATCCGCCATCACTGTCTGGGAAGCGATCGTGGCCAAGGCCGCAGCGACAGAGGTTTTTCCTGTGCCGCCTTTGCCGGAGATTATGACTATCTCTTTCATTCGGCCTCCCTTTTCATCAAATCCAGTTTATCCAGAATGGAGTCCAGGCCTTCCCGGAATTCCTGCACTTTGGGATAGATGAGCTCACCTCGGGAATACAATTCCGCTATCTTGCATTGATTGGGGAAGATAGCCCAGACAGGAAGCCGTTCAGTCTCACAAAAGCGTAACACTTTATCGTTGCCGATCCCCCAGCGGTTGATCACCACAGCCATTCTTTTATCCAGTTGGCGCATCGCCTCCACAGCCAGCTCAAGGTCGTGAAGGCCAAAGGGTGTGGGCTCGGTCACCAGCAGAACAAGGTCCGCGTCGCCGGTGGCGGCGATAACCGGGCATGACGTTCCGGGAGGGCAATCGCGAAACTGATATTCTGGCTCCGGCAGCTTGTCGTTCATGTAGGCGATGGTCTGTTTGATCATGGGCGCAGACATTTCTTCTCCGACGTCAAGCTTGCTTTCCAGGAAAAAAAGCTTACCCTGCTCAAATACGCGCATCCAGCCTAGCGGTGTATTCCGCATGGGAAGGGCGTTCACGGGACAGAGTTCACTGCAGGCAAAGCATGAATGGCAAAGCTTGGGCAACACCATGATGGTTTCCCCCAATTTGACCACAGCGTGGAACTGGCACACCTCAGCGCATTTGCCACAAAGCGTGCAGGCTTCTTTTTCCCAGTTGGGAACCGAACGGAAAAGCTGTTGTTCTATAAGCTTGTTTCCACTGATGAAGATGGAACTGTTTGGCTCCTCCACATCCAGATCGGCCAGCACCACATTTCGTGTTTCAGATGCCCGCAGAGCCAGATTCACCGCCAGGGTGGTTTTCCCTGTTCCACCCTTGCCGCTGGCAATGGCGATTATCATCAATGGTCACACCTGTTTTGGCCGGATTCCAGATTCCCTTGCAGATATCGATCCACCAGTTCCTTCAGCGGCAGGTTTGGAACACCCACCACCACGGTGATGCCGTTTTGGCTCATCAGTTCCTGGGCCTTGAAGCCCATGCCCCCGGCAATCACCACATTGCAGCCAAGTTTGTGCAGAAAAGCCGGATGCGAGCCCGGTTCGTGCGCTGGTGGATCTACAATTTCCTCTTTCAGGATCTCTTTGTTGTCGATGGTGTAGATGGCGAATTTCTCGCAATGTCCGAAATGCGAGCTCAGTTCTCCATTGGTTAATGGTATGGCTATTTTCATTTCTTGCTTCCTTTATTGTTTTTTCAGTTTTTCATTTTGCTGATAGCGGCTTCCGTGATTTTACCATCACATATTTGGTGGGCGTTTTCAGCTTTCTTTTTCCAGTTCGCCGATCCTGTCATCGATCCAGCGGATTTCTTCTTCCAAAGCCTGCTTGCGTTCTTTAAGCTCTTCCAGGGCATATTCGTAAACATATCCTTGTTTTGGAAGAGAGTTTTTGCCGGCTTGTCCCTGGCCAAATCTGTTGCGGCATCCCAAACCGCGTCCGGGCCGGCCTGAGCCCCTGGGTCCTGTTCCGTCAAATCCGGGCATTTCTACCTCCTCGGTGGCATTTTTTGCACTTATGGCATTGATTTTGGTAACAATCGCCGAGAGATATGAGATGAGGCGATGTGCAGACTGGGCAGTGAAAAACATGCGGCGTGGCGCTTTCCGTGAAGGCTCCGCAATCCTCGCAAAGCCAGTCATGTTGTTTCAGCCGGATGTCGCCGCCTTCGATCAGCAAGAGGGCGCCCTCCACCAGCGCCGAGGCGAATTTCCGCCGCGCCCGGTCGTAGATGCGGGTAAGCGTGGGCCTCGAAACGTTCATGGCCTCCGCGGCCTCCTCCTGGGTGAGGTTTTCGTGGTCCAGCAGCCGGATCGCTTCATACTCATCCAGCAGCATGATTATCTTCGGGCGCTTTCCCCCGATCCGGCCAAAGGGCCGAAAACCCTTCACCGCTGGTGTGGCTAAAACCTGTCTAAGAATTCTGTTTCTACCCATTGTCTTCTCGTTTAATGAACATATGTTCAAAATCTGGAGCACCGGCTTTTCTGTCAACACATTTCTGCGGATCCATGCAACGCCCTGGCAATGAAACTCTTGCGTGACAGGGGATGTATCTGCGCGGCGCAGTAATGGCCTGAACCGTGTCAGACTCTATTTCTCCACCGGTTCCGACGTTTTTTGTTCTTTGTCAACCCGGTGAGCTGTCTTTCTTGAGGTTTTCCACCTTCATTCCGCGAAGATTCTTGGTCGCCCGGGCCAAAAGGCTTTTCAAGTTCATTTGGGGTTGGAAAAACATGGTTCGAAGAAGCGATGCCGGCTGGCCGTTAAGGCCCTTTTAAGGATTCCGGATGCGCCTCCCGCACAATACCCGCATTTGATGCGAGGATTTAACGAGGGGCGTGAGAGGGGGAAAGGAACGAGCGCTAAGGGCCTGACTAACGGGATACATTGAGGTGGATAAGCAATTTTGGCTTTTTTTCAAAACAAGTGGATGCGGATTCCCAACCGGAAACAGTCTGAAGGGGGTACTTATCTTATTTTAGGTTCCCTTTTTAACGGAGTGGGCCGCCCTATGGGCTCGATCAATCAAAGATTACCAGTTTGGTTTGGAAGAGAGTCTTATTGTAACAAAAGCCTAACGCTATCCTGGGTTCCAGCCCGCTCCGGTCTGGGATATGGAATGTAGGGCAATAAAAA
This genomic stretch from Candidatus Cloacimonadota bacterium harbors:
- a CDS encoding DUF5320 domain-containing protein, which codes for MPGFDGTGPRGSGRPGRGLGCRNRFGQGQAGKNSLPKQGYVYEYALEELKERKQALEEEIRWIDDRIGELEKES
- a CDS encoding 4Fe-4S binding protein, giving the protein MKEIVIISGKGGTGKTSVAAALATIASQTVMADCDVDAADLHLILKPETRKSEAFFSGVKAVIDPNKCSSCGLCQDICRFDAVCHQGSVYRIDPLDCEGCGYCHHICPVDAIDLQEQQVGYCYISDTKYDCQLVHAKLEAGADNSGKLVAKVKKDAKEIARKTGMNYILVDGSPGIGCPVISSLSGADFVLLVTEPTLSGLGDMQRVNQLVEQFKIPTGCLINKSDINPEVTEKIRAYIQGKDILQVDEIPYDEEFSQAITLGQSLVEFNPAKWQPRFTKIWQTIIKELQ
- a CDS encoding DUF134 domain-containing protein; this translates as MGRNRILRQVLATPAVKGFRPFGRIGGKRPKIIMLLDEYEAIRLLDHENLTQEEAAEAMNVSRPTLTRIYDRARRKFASALVEGALLLIEGGDIRLKQHDWLCEDCGAFTESATPHVFHCPVCTSPHLISLGDCYQNQCHKCKKCHRGGRNARI
- a CDS encoding ATPase encodes the protein MKIAIPLTNGELSSHFGHCEKFAIYTIDNKEILKEEIVDPPAHEPGSHPAFLHKLGCNVVIAGGMGFKAQELMSQNGITVVVGVPNLPLKELVDRYLQGNLESGQNRCDH
- a CDS encoding P-loop NTPase, whose protein sequence is MIIAIASGKGGTGKTTLAVNLALRASETRNVVLADLDVEEPNSSIFISGNKLIEQQLFRSVPNWEKEACTLCGKCAEVCQFHAVVKLGETIMVLPKLCHSCFACSELCPVNALPMRNTPLGWMRVFEQGKLFFLESKLDVGEEMSAPMIKQTIAYMNDKLPEPEYQFRDCPPGTSCPVIAATGDADLVLLVTEPTPFGLHDLELAVEAMRQLDKRMAVVINRWGIGNDKVLRFCETERLPVWAIFPNQCKIAELYSRGELIYPKVQEFREGLDSILDKLDLMKREAE